The stretch of DNA TCGATCGGTTCACTGTGAGGACCTGAGATCGCGATGCGAATCGGATGATCTCCATCAGGCAATTCTTCACCGTAAAATTCATCGATTTGGTCGCTCGTAAAAGTCACATGGTTGTCCACGATCCAATCAGTGATGTCATGTGTTGTGGCCGAGTCGTCACCGATGCGAAGGCTGACGGTCTCATCGCCCAATTCCCCAATTGAAACGTCAATCGCGAGGGCGTAGTGGTTCGTTTTTAAATCAAATTCAAGACCGGGCTGTGTCGTTGCGCTGCCCCGAGGCAATGAATCTTGCAGCAGGGTAACGGCGATCGTGGGACTGTTGCTGCCCAGGCGATTGATCACCCTCAGAGCATCCAAAGCCGTCCCCAGTCCATCGTTGTTGACGTCGACAAAGTTGCCCACGTTGTCCGATGGGTCCGCTTTACCGTCTTCTCATCGAGCCAACGCGTTAATGATTCGCAGGGCATCCAGGGCCGAAACCGAGCCATCTCGCGACACGTCCAACGGCTGCAGAACATTCGTTCCAAATGGCGAAGCGGCTAATAAACATCGCTTTTCAAGGTTCTCGAAACCGGCCAAACGCAGGGGCGACTGTTTTGGTTTAATGCGTTTCGGGACGAGTTTCTTGCCGCGGAAATGAGAAGGCATGTGAAGACTTTCGCGAGCGATCGAAGAGAGTGTTCCGCCCGAGTCTAGTCGCCATGCCCGTTGATGCCACCCTGAAGGAGGGGCCTTCTTCGAGGTTGCTGATTTAGCTGGATAGTATGTTCAGGAATCTGACAAAGGCACCGCCATCACGTTCGTCGCGATGTGAGGTTGCCGTCTTAAGTAGGCTGCCAATGGCGTCTCGGAAGGCGGCATTGCTGACGTCATCTCGCTTAGCGATCTTATTTAGATTCACGTAAAGGTTCTCAGCATCAGCGGCGTCGGGAACGGATCCGCTAAGGCAGCCTTTCAGGGCAGCGATGACGCTAACATCCGCTAAAACGTGACGCCCTCGAGGCCTTAAGATCTCACTAACGCACAGCCCCGCAACGTCGGGCTCGTCGGCCGTGGTGCTTACATCGGCACCTGTTTCCGCCGACGCTAGAGTGGAATCGGGGCGACGGGCACGGCGACGATCCGCCGCTTTGAGTTTCCGTTTAAGGTTTTCGTTCTTGGCCATTGTTTGATTCCTCTGGGCACTCAAGAAGCTCATTGGTTGCTTCTTGGCGAGGTCAAACTAACCGCAACGCTTGGCCAAGACACCCGGTTTTTCCAGTAGCGGGGTGCACGGCCTGAGGTTGATCCCTCAGCCGCCCCTAGGGGCGGATCGAATAGAAGGGAAGGATCAAATAGAAGCGGAACGATGAAAGAAAGCGGCAGACCAGTGCTGGCAGACCAGTGCTGGCGGACCAGTGCTGGCGAACCAGTGCTGGCGAACTGAGTTCGCAAACCTGAGTTCGCAAACCTGAGTTCGCAAATCAAAGTTCGCCGAGCAGAGTTCGCCAAGCAGGACTGGTGGCGGTCAACGACTTGGCCGACCGCGAGTGGATTGCCGCACGCCAGCCCGGTGCTTATTTCTTCTTGAGCATCTCGTCGATTTCATTCGGCAATTCATCGGCTCGGACGTTGTGGCGTACCACTTTGCCGGCGGCGTCGATTAGCAACGTCGTTGGCAACGTTTGAACCCCCAGCGACTTGGCCAAACCACTGTCCTCAAGTCCACCGGGTTCGAAAAGTTGCACCCAAGGAAGTGACGATTCCTTAAGGAATTCTGATGCCGTTTCGCGTGTACCGTCCACGTTGACGCCAACGATTTGCAGTCCTGCCCGCTTGTAGCTGGCCTGCAATCGCCGCAACAATTTCATGTCCTGTTTGCATGGTTCACACCATGTGGCCCAGTAGTGAATCACTACCGGTTTGCCGCGAAGAGCCGACAATTTGAACGTTT from Rubripirellula amarantea encodes:
- a CDS encoding dockerin type I domain-containing protein codes for the protein MPSHFRGKKLVPKRIKPKQSPLRLAGFENLEKRCLLAASPFGTNVLQPLDVSRDGSVSALDALRIINALAR